One genomic window of Vibrio parahaemolyticus includes the following:
- a CDS encoding GntP family permease, producing MEQLTQAPDPTFLLTIAGLAIAALLVLIIKLKVHAFASLTMVSLGTAIATGVPSEKVVSTMMGGFGGTLASVALLVGLGAMIGKILEVTGGAKVLADTLIGRFGKERAPFALGVASLLFGFPIFFDAGLVVMMPIILSVAARFGGSPIKYALPAAGAFAVMHAFVPPHPGPVAAAEFLGANIGLLLVVGILVAIPTWYLGAYLFGLYAGKKFDIPLSKAFFNGEAMVDERNAPKFGTVMTILVLPVLLICLDTVLNTLAVAGLIDGKTALVEFLRMLGKTPVALLITLIVCLAVFAKDYGMAKLEKLCGESLAPICGVILVTGAGGMFGGVLRSSGIGDALADVLTDTGMPVIVAAFVISTCLRVAQGSATVALTTTAALIAPVVAASTGLSELDLCFIVIAIAGGATVLSHFNDSGFWLVSRLLEMDEKTTLKTWTVMETLLGGIAFIIVATLSFIL from the coding sequence ATGGAGCAATTAACCCAAGCCCCAGATCCTACGTTCCTACTGACGATTGCAGGCCTTGCCATTGCAGCGTTACTCGTTCTGATCATTAAACTGAAAGTCCATGCTTTTGCTTCCCTTACTATGGTGAGTTTAGGCACAGCAATCGCCACTGGCGTTCCTTCTGAGAAAGTCGTATCGACCATGATGGGCGGCTTCGGCGGCACACTGGCTTCCGTGGCATTGCTGGTTGGTCTTGGTGCGATGATCGGTAAAATTCTTGAAGTGACTGGCGGTGCGAAAGTGCTGGCAGACACTTTGATTGGTCGCTTTGGTAAAGAGCGCGCACCATTTGCTTTGGGCGTCGCTTCATTACTGTTTGGCTTCCCAATCTTCTTCGATGCTGGCCTTGTAGTGATGATGCCAATCATCCTAAGTGTGGCGGCTCGTTTTGGTGGCTCACCAATTAAATACGCGTTGCCTGCAGCTGGTGCTTTTGCGGTTATGCACGCGTTTGTTCCACCACACCCAGGTCCGGTTGCAGCGGCAGAATTCCTTGGCGCAAACATCGGTCTGCTATTGGTGGTGGGTATTTTGGTTGCTATTCCAACTTGGTACCTTGGCGCTTACCTATTTGGTTTGTACGCGGGCAAAAAATTCGATATCCCACTATCTAAAGCCTTCTTTAATGGCGAAGCAATGGTGGATGAGCGCAACGCACCAAAATTTGGCACGGTTATGACCATCCTTGTGCTGCCAGTCCTGCTAATCTGTTTGGATACGGTATTGAACACACTGGCGGTTGCAGGTTTGATTGATGGCAAAACGGCACTGGTTGAGTTCCTACGTATGCTAGGTAAAACTCCAGTCGCGTTGCTGATTACTTTGATTGTCTGTCTGGCTGTGTTTGCCAAAGACTACGGCATGGCAAAACTAGAAAAATTGTGTGGTGAGTCATTGGCTCCAATCTGTGGCGTTATCCTAGTAACGGGTGCTGGTGGCATGTTTGGCGGCGTACTGCGCTCAAGCGGCATCGGTGATGCACTGGCTGACGTTCTTACAGACACAGGTATGCCTGTGATTGTGGCGGCGTTTGTGATTTCAACCTGTCTGCGTGTTGCTCAAGGCTCGGCAACCGTAGCGCTAACCACTACGGCGGCTCTTATCGCGCCAGTTGTGGCTGCATCAACAGGTTTGAGTGAACTAGACCTTTGCTTTATCGTAATCGCGATTGCGGGTGGTGCAACGGTACTGTCTCACTTCAAT
- a CDS encoding gluconokinase, which produces MAGSSVIVMGVCASGKSTIGEHLAKKLGRKFIDGDDLHPRANIQKMASGQPLNDDDRKPWLERIRDAAYSLESKNEHGIIVCSALKKIYRDQIREGNDNVTFLFLDGDMELILNRMRMRKGHFMKENMVKSQFETLERPDNEPQTLIVSIDGDISDVVERSAAELIKMQAIGVA; this is translated from the coding sequence ATGGCTGGTAGTAGTGTCATCGTTATGGGCGTTTGTGCTAGTGGTAAAAGCACAATTGGTGAGCATCTAGCGAAAAAGCTAGGGCGTAAATTCATTGATGGTGATGATCTTCATCCACGAGCGAACATTCAGAAAATGGCATCGGGCCAGCCTCTGAACGATGATGATCGCAAGCCATGGCTAGAACGCATTCGTGATGCGGCGTACAGCCTAGAAAGCAAAAACGAACACGGCATTATTGTCTGTTCAGCACTGAAAAAGATTTACCGCGATCAGATCCGCGAAGGCAACGACAACGTGACCTTCCTGTTCCTTGATGGCGATATGGAGTTGATCCTTAATCGCATGCGTATGCGCAAAGGCCACTTCATGAAAGAAAACATGGTGAAGAGCCAATTCGAGACGCTAGAGCGCCCAGACAACGAGCCTCAAACTCTGATCGTCAGTATCGACGGAGACATCAGCGACGTGGTGGAACGCTCTGCCGCTGAGCTAATCAAAATGCAAGCGATCGGGGTGGCGTAA